One window of Clupea harengus unplaced genomic scaffold, Ch_v2.0.2, whole genome shotgun sequence genomic DNA carries:
- the LOC122129973 gene encoding RNA-binding protein Nova-1-like isoform X2 → MEEGEYFLKVLIPSYAAGSIIGKGGQTIVQLQKETGATIKLSKSKDFYPGRYPLSTVVLPVPGFAAGATQHDLFLVLRMQDNEFLVQIRNWPIILGIVM, encoded by the coding sequence AGGAGGGCGAGTACTTCTTGAAAGTGCTGATCCCCAGCTATGCAGCCGGATCCATCATCGGCAAGGGAGGCCAGACCATCGTCCAGCTGCAGAAGGAGACAGGGGCCACTATTAAGCTGTCCAAATCCAAAGACTTCTACCCAGGTAGGTACCCATTAAGCACTGTGGTTCTGCCCGTACCTGGTTTTGCTGCTGGGGCCACTCAACATGACTTGTTTCTGGTGCTCAGAATGCAGGATAACGAGTTTTTGGTGCAGATAAGGAACTGGCCAATTATTTTGGGCATTGTCATGTAG